From a single Brassica oleracea var. oleracea cultivar TO1000 chromosome C5, BOL, whole genome shotgun sequence genomic region:
- the LOC106292812 gene encoding pentatricopeptide repeat-containing protein At1g06270, producing MAFRLTHLRKPLAYSRSRIPFSRQVSSFEAVEKAIKCAVETKEYLQIPHLVVSLKEPYQNSKLFSFLSAFHHHHRIRVIDEILQSFVPVRPRSLPKIVYSSLLTYCLQSSDPLPLSFAILQRTLRSGCLPNTQTHLLLSDAWLERRGRGSQSVVEIINEMKLIGYSPDTGTCNYLVSSLCAVDKLDEAVRVVEEMGGAGCIPDIESYGAVINSMCLARKTSDVVKIVKEMVSKAGISPRKGMLTKVVAALRANREIWKAIEMIEFVESRDYPVEFETYEVLVEGCLEVREYILAGKMVMRMTDKGFIPYIKVRQKVVERLISIGEWKLACIVRQRLAELKS from the coding sequence ATGGCATTTCGTTTGACTCATTTGCGAAAACCTCTTGCTTACTCTCGCTCTCGCATCCCCTTTTCTCGGCAAGTCTCTTCCTTTGAAGCTGTTGAGAAGGCTATCAAATGCGCCGTCGAAACAAAAGAGTATCTCCAGATCCCTCATCTCGTTGTCTCGCTCAAAGAGCCTTACCAGAACTCAAAGCTCTTCTCTTTCCTCTCTGCTTTCCATCATCACCATAGAATCAGAGTCATTGACGAAATCCTCCAGAGTTTCGTGCCCGTGAGGCCTCGTTCTCTCCCCAAGATTGTCTACTCTAGCCTCCTCACTTACTGCCTTCAGAGCTCAGATCCACTTCCTTTGTCCTTTGCGATTTTACAGCGCACTCTTCGTTCTGGCTGTCTTCCTAATACTCAGACTCACCTCCTTCTGTCTGACGCTTGGCTCGAACGGCGAGGAAGAGGATCTCAGTCTGTTGTGGAGATTATTAATGAGATGAAGTTGATTGGGTATAGTCCTGACACTGGAACCTGCAATTACTTAGTGTCATCACTCTGTGCTGTTGATAAGTTGGATGAAGCGGTTAGAGTTGTTGAGGAAATGGGTGGAGCTGGTTGTATACCTGATATAGAAAGTTACGGTGCGGTGATTAATTCAATGTGTTTGGCTAGAAAGACCAGCGATGTGGTGAAGATTGTCAAGGAGATGGTGAGCAAAGCTGGAATATCTCCGCGGAAAGGGATGCTGACAAAAGTGGTAGCAGCGTTGAGAGCCAACAGGGAAATCTGGAAAGCCATTGAGATGATTGAGTTTGTCGAAAGCCGAGATTACCCTGTGGAATTTGAGACTTACGAGGTGTTGGTCGAGGGTTGCTTGGAGGTTAGGGAATACATTTTGGCAGGGAAGATGGTGATGAGAATGACTGATAAAGGGTTCATACCGTATATCAAGGTTAGGCAAAAAGTGGTCGAGCGTCTGATTAGCATTGGTGAATGGAAGCTTGCTTGTATCGTTAGACAAAGGCTTGCGGAACTGAAGTCTTAG
- the LOC106295107 gene encoding phospholipase A1-IIalpha: MLGGIAKRWKVLSGQNKWKGLLDPLDPDLRRYIIHYGEMAQVGYDAFNWDRKSLYAGDCYYSKSQIFARTGYLKANPFRYNVTKYIYATASLNLPICFIVKSLSKEASRVQTNWIGYVAVATDEGKALLGRRDIVVAWRGTLQPYEWANDFDFPLESGVKVFPVIDSKIVPRIGSGWLDVYTSSDAKSPYDTTSAREQVQGELKRLLDVYKNEEVSITFTGHSLGGVMSTLAAADLVNGKKNTISSGLERKQVPITVFAFGCPRIGDQDFVKIVDSLKQLNILRIVNVPDVAPHYPLLLYAEVGQELQINTLNSTYLKRSLNFRNYHNLEIYLHGMAGMQDKAGLFKLVIGRDISLVNKGLDALKDEFLVPSTWRCLANKGMVQKDDGTWQLDVHRKDHDDD, encoded by the exons ATGTTGGGAGGCATAGCCAAGAGGTGGAAAGTGCTAAGCGGCCAAAACAAATGGAAAGGCCTCCTTGACCCACTTGACCCTGATCTTCGTCGCTACATCATTCACTACGGCGAGATGGCTCAGGTTGGTTACGACGCCTTTAACTGGGACCGTAAGTCCTTATACGCCGGTGATTGTTATTACTCTAAGAGCCAAATCTTCGCTCGAACTGGCTACCTTAAAGCCAACCCTTTCAG GTACAATGTGACCAAGTACATCTACGCGACGGCTTCTTTAAATCTACCAATCTGTTTCATCGTCAAGTCTTTGTCCAAGGAAGCCTCGCGCGTGCAGACTAACTGGATTGGTTACGTAGCCGTGGCTACAGACGAGGGCAAGGCGCTGTTGGGGAGGAGAGACATTGTTGTAGCTTGGAGAGGAACTCTTCAGCCGTATGAATGGGCTAACGACTTCGATTTCCCACTTGAGTCAGGTGTCAAAGTTTTCCCTGTAATCGACTCCAAGATCGTGCCTCGTATTGGAAGTGGCTGGCTCGATGTCTACACCTCTTCTGACGCTAAGTCGCCTTATGACACGACTAGCGCACGAGAACAG GTACAAGGAGAGCTCAAGAGATTGCTAGATGTTTACAAGAACGAAGAAGTGAGCATCACTTTCACAGGCCATAGCTTGGGCGGAGTAATGTCAACTCTAGCAGCTGCAGATCTTGTCAATGGCAAGAAAAACACGATCAGTTCAGGTCTTGAAAGAAAGCAAGTTCCCATCACAGTCTTTGCTTTCGGGTGTCCTCGGATTGGGGACCAAGACTTCGTGAAAATCGTCGACTCACTCAAACAACTGAACATCCTGAGAATAGTCAATGTTCCGGATGTGGCACCACACTATCCACTCTTGCTGTATGCAGAAGTAGGCCAGGAGCTCCAGATCAATACGTTGAACTCCACTTACCTGAAAAGGTCTCTGAACTTTAGGAACTACCATAACCTGGAGATATACCTGCACGGCATGGCGGGGATGCAAGACAAAGCGGGGCTGTTTAAGCTGGTGATTGGTCGGGATATTTCATTGGTCAACAAAGGTTTAGATGCTCTGAAAGACGAGTTCTTAGTGCCCAGTACCTGGAGGTGTCTTGCAAACAAAGGGATGGTTCAAAAGGATGATGGCACATGGCAGCTGGATGTCCACAGGAAAGATCATGATGATGATTGA
- the LOC106295440 gene encoding rho-N domain-containing protein 1, chloroplastic, with amino-acid sequence MSGTFSLNSNYVPGYTLSVSVSDSRCFYNPAVYRRTPATLPFSSCLDHKRNGSLKCSPDSSSFVCQASSGGYRRNPDFSRLNKHGRNRQSVDGDGFDGDNSDMLSSRNGSLLSLSNSPKFQATSSPGPREKEIVELFRKVQAQLRARAATKMEDKKAQEEEEEASKGRGKESETVDSLLKLLRKHSGEQSKKVNNFNSHGDNSVQGDHVDRRQDRSGGGNLVKSWTKDHNASSSFTRTASSFRRKSPVPRFESPPPTYSNEATFDEASSYSVTWTHKKDTAEPRDEPEDEPEPVTAILEPESELQLDASSFYQEEDGNVTLDALSDDEEEESLDDADEEEEEPVKDLSTLKLMELRGIAKSRGLKGFSKMKKAQLVELLSSDSI; translated from the exons ATGTCGGGAACTTTCAGTTTGAACTCTAACTACGTCCCTG GTTACACACTCTCAGTTTCAGTTTCAGACAGCAGATGCTTTTATAACCCTGCTGTTTATAGAAGAACACCTGCTACATTACCTTTTTCTTCTTGTCTCGATCACAAACGTAATGGATCTCTGAAGTGTTCCCCAGATAGTAGTTCTTTTGTTTGTCAAGCGAGTTCTGGTGGCTACAGGAGAAACCCTGATTTCTCAAGGCTTAATAAGCATGGAAGAAACAGGCAAAGCGTAGATGGAGACGGTTTTGATGGTGATAACTCTGATATGTTGTCTTCAAGAAACGGGTCTTTGCTCTCTCTGTCTAACTCCCCCAAGTTCCAAGCTACTTCATCCCCTGGGCCTAGAGAGAAAGAGATAGTGGAGCTTTTCCGAAAAGTTCAAGCTCAGCTCCGAGCTCGAGCAGCCACCAAGATGGAAGATAAAAAGGCACAAGAAGAAGAAGAAGAAGCTTCTAAAGGACGGGGTAAAGAAAGTGAAACTGTTGACTCTCTTCTTAAGTTACTAAGAAAGCACTCGGGAGAGCAGAGCAAGAAAGTTAACAATTTTAACAGCCATGGAGACAATTCGGTACAAGGAGATCATGTGGACAGGAGGCAAGATCGCAGCGGAGGAGGAAACCTTGTCAAGTCATGGACCAAAGATCATAATGCATCATCATCCTTTACCAGGACAGCGTCAAGCTTCAGAAGAAAGTCGCCAGTACCAAGATTTGAATCGCCTCCTCCGACTTATTCTAATGAGGCAACTTTTGATGAGGCGTCGAGTTACAGCGTGACTTGGACCCATAAGAAGGATACAGCAGAGCCGCGTGATGAACCTGAAGACGAACCTGAGCCTGTGACAGCTATTCTCGAACCAGAATCTGAGCTGCAGCTAGACGCATCATCATTTTATCAAGAGGAGGATGGTAATGTTACTTTAGATGCGTTATCAGATGATGAGGAGGAGGAGTCTCTGGATGATGCTGATGAAGAAGAGGAAGAACCTGTTAAAGACTTGAGTACATTGAAGTTGATGGAACTGAGAGGCATAGCGAAATCAAGGGGACTAAAAGGGTTTTCAAAGATGAAGAAAGCCCAACTCGTGGAGTTGCTTAGTAGTGATTCCATCTGA
- the LOC106293747 gene encoding ervatamin-B-like, whose protein sequence is MLNELRNSNLTLIVLICFVLTASRLSSVSSSVYNPHNTLKKLFGKWLQYHGKSYGGKDEWMFRFGIFQSNLQFIDYINSLHLPFKLAENRFADMTNSEFKAHFLGLNTSSLRLHSSNHSCDPSGNVPDAVDWRKEGAVTPIRDQGRCGGCWAFATVAAIEGITKIKTGNLIPLSEQQLIDCDTGSYNKGCSGGLMETAYEYLIANGGLVALDDYPYTATDGTGCDQEKSQNKVVTIIGYEKVAPNEASLEVAAAQQPVSVGIDADGFIFQFYSSGVFTGYCGSSLNHAVTVVGYGEEAGEKYWIVKNTWGTGWGEEGYIRMERGYRKETGKCGIAMLASYPLQ, encoded by the exons ATGCTGAATGAACTTAGAAATTCTAACCTGACCCTCATCGTTTTGATTTGCTTTGTGCTGACAGCGTCAAGGCTGAGTTCCGTCAGTTCTTCAGTGTACAACCCACACAACACCCTGAAGAAGCTGTTTGGGAAGTGGCTTCAATACCACGGAAAATCATATGGAGGAAAGGATGAGTGGATGTTCAGGTTTGGGATATTCCAGTCTAATCTCCAGTTCATTGACTACATCAACTCCCTCCACTTGCCCTTTAAGTTAGCGGAGAACAGATTTGCGGACATGACCAACTCCGAGTTTAAGGCCCATTTCCTCGGGTTGAACACGTCTTCCTTGAGGTTACACAGCAGCAACCATAGTTGTGACCCATCAGGCAATGTTCCGGACGCTGTCGACTGGAGGAAAGAAGGTGCTGTGACTCCCATCAGAGATCAAGGAAGATGCG GAGGTTGCTGGGCTTTCGCTACAGTTGCAGCTATTGAAGGCATCACCAAGATAAAAACAGGGAATTTAATACCTCTCTCAGAACAACAACTCATAGATTGCGACACCGGAAGTTACAACAAAGGCTGTAGCGGTGGATTAATGGAAACGGCCTATGAATACCTCATAGCCAATGGTGGACTCGTCGCCCTGGACGACTACCCATACACAGCCACAGATGGTACCGGCTGCGACCAAGAAAAATCCCAAAATAAGGTCGTTACGATTATAGGATACGAAAAGGTAGCCCCGAACGAGGCGAGCCTAGAAGTCGCTGCTGCTCAGCAACCAGTATCAGTTGGAATCGACGCTGATGGGTTCATCTTTCAGTTCTACTCTTCTGGTGTTTTCACAGGTTACTGTGGATCAAGTCTCAACCATGCAGTGACTGTTGTTGGATATGGAGAAGAAGCGGGCGAAAAGTATTGGATCGTAAAGAATACATGGGGAACTGGTTGGGGTGAAGAAGGCTACATACGAATGGAACGTGGTTATCGTAAAGAAACGGGTAAATGTGGTATTGCTATGCTTGCAAGCTATCCCCTGCAGTGA
- the LOC106344255 gene encoding protein transport protein SEC7-like, with translation MERPKKLDHKRRKKKATSSETIEEEHDAGKGRELERITAEERRNEPRPDTERDCHDEDVDRYDGEGDGGDNEEDEVEENQVEENGENGLDVEEENCEDLSQHFGDVAREEENLHWKNSSKQARVDAKEWKEPEEAQQQLHQGENNEIGM, from the exons ATGGAGAGGCCGAAGAAGCTTGATCATAAACGTCGTAAGAAGAAAGCTACATCGAGTGAAACAATTGAAGAGGAGCACGATGCAGGGAAAGGTCGTGAGCTTGAACGAATCACCGCAGAGGAGAGACGCAACGAACCTCGACCTGACACTGAGAGAGACTGTCATGATGAGGATGTTGACCGATATGATGGAGAAGGAGATGGTGGTGATAACGAAGAGGATGAGGTTGAAGAAAATCAAGTAGAAGAGAATGGAGAAAATGGATTAGACGTGGAAGAAGAGAACTGTGAGGACTTATCACAACATTTTGGAGATGTCGCGAGAGAAGAAGAAAAT TTACATTGGAAAAATAGTTCTAAACAAGCTCGTGTAGATGCAAAGGAATGGAAAGAACCGGAAGAAGCACAGCAACAGCTTCACCAAGGTGAAAACAACGAAATCGGAATGTGA
- the LOC106292819 gene encoding TOM1-like protein 2 — translation MDKLKISEWGEKLKTGGAQMSRIVSDKVKDILQAPTLESKMVDEATLETLEDPNWGMNMRICAQINNNEFNATEIVRAIKRKISGKIPASQRLSLELLEACAMNCEKKVFSEVASERVLDEMALLVKNGEADSENRRRAFQLVRAWGLSQDLAYLPVFQETYMSLEGENGLNARNEDNPMAGQGSLGSLMQRPVPVPPPGSYPVPNQEQPRGDDDGLLDDYNFGSLTIKDKKEQIEITRNSLELLSSMLSTEGKPNHTEDELTVSLVEKCKQSQPLIQMIIESTTDDEGVLFEALHVNDELQRVLSIYEKPDESEEKASIVGQESTGSKYAGPKPTEEEERFVKQKDHVERSESSDKTVKEDKKVKIELGLSSDEDEK, via the exons ATGGACAAGCTGAAGATATCTGAATGGGGAGAGAAGCTGAAGACAGGAGGAGCTCAAATGAGCAGAATAGTAAGTGACAAAGTCAAAGACATCCTCCAAGCTCCCACTTTGGAATCCAAAATGGTCGATGAAGCCACTCTTGAGACTCTTGAGGATCCCAACTGGGGAATGAACATGAGGATATGCGCTCAGATCAACAACAACGAGTTTAACGCCACCGAGATTGTTAGAGCCATCAAGAGGAAGATCTCTGGTAAAATCCCCGCGAGCCAAAGGCTGAGCCTTGAGCTTCTTGAGGCTTGTGCTATGAACTGTGAGAAGAAGGTTTTCTCTGAGGTTGCTTCTGAGAGGGTTCTTGATGAGATGGCTTTGTTAGTCAAGAACGGCGAAGCTGATTCGGAGAATAGAAGGCGAGCTTTTCAGCTTGTTAGAGCTTGGGGACTGTCCCAAGATCTTGCTTATCTTCCTGTTTTCCAAGAGACTTATATG AGTTTGGAAGGAGAGAATGGTTTAAACGCACGTAACGAGGACAATCCAATGGCGGGACAAGGCTCTTTGGGGTCTCTTATGCAACGGCCTGTTCCAGTTCCTCCACCTGGTAGCTATCCTGTTCCTAATCAAGAACAACCTCGTGGAGACGATGATGGTCTTCTTGATGACTATAACTTTGGAAGCTTAACTATCAAGGATAAGAAGGAACAGATTGAGATCACAAGGAACAGCCTCGAGTTGCTTTCTAGCATGTTGAGTACTGAAGGGAAGCCAAATCACACGGAG GACGAGCTAACGGTAAGTCTGGTGGAGAAATGCAAGCAATCACAGCCGTTGATTCAGATGATCATAGAGAGCACAACAGATGATGAAGGTGTTCTTTTTGAGGCTCTGCACGTGAACGATGAGCTCCAACGTGTTCTATCAATCTACGAGAAACCTGATGAAAGTGAGGAGAAAGCGTCCATAGTGGGACAAGAATCAACGGGGAGCAAATATGCTGGTCCGAAACCAACAGAAGAAGAAGAACGGTTTGTGAAACAAAAGGACCACGTCGAACGTTCAGAATCATCAGACAAAACAGTCAAAGAAGATAAGAAGGTGAAGATAGAACTTGGGTTATCGAGCGATGAAGATGAGAAATGA
- the LOC106295106 gene encoding transcription factor GTE4-like, producing MASEPVDDGGREKQSIRVYTRKGKGQSKQSPFFAFAADEIRKANNRRVNPPETLARESSDPIAVEKTALETKSRDDAGASVAKVIDKPLVEAFRDDDDASLAAADKSVIQTVPGPLVQDDANTIVDDVNTVVVDENSIKEPSESLAREEDVTTVVVDKKAIEAHSQTLSVEDINVVDKNPIEVSSENVVDGVKEGHPENLPERDAQQPAGVTSDSAGDSMPMEEDVDGRVKIHVASKSKQQKEEIRKTLEDQLNVVRGLVKKIEDKEGGEIGAYDDSRLLANTGITNGGGRILSGFSSAGLPREVIRTPRPLNQLSISVLENTQGFSEHVEKEKRTPKANQFYRTSEFLLGDKLPPTESNKKSKSKSNAKKHGGEVGHGLGAGSKVFKSCSALLERLMKHKHGWVFNAPVDVKALGLHDYFTIIEHPMDLGTVKSALTRNVYESPREFAEDVRLTFHNAMTYNPPGQDVHIMAQVLLQMFEERWAVIEADYNRQMRFLTSYEMNLPASAMRSRLGPTMPPPPINVRNTIDRADWSSHHPKPTTTPGRTPISTTPSGRTPALKKPKANEPNKRDMTYEEKQKLSGHLQNLPPDKLDAIVQIVNKRNTAVKLQDEEIEVDIDSVDPETLWELDRFVINYKKGLSKKKRKAELANQARAEAERNGQQHMAPAPVACEFSREGGNTAKKTLPTPLPSQVEKQNNETSRSSSSSSSSSSSSSSSDSDSDSSSSSGSDQT from the exons ATGGCTTCGGAGCCTGTTGACGATGGAGGAAGAGAGAAGCAGAGCATTAGAGTTTACACGAGGAAAGGTAAAGGTCAGAGTAAACAGTCGCCTTTCTTCGCCTTTGCCGCCGATGAAATTAGGAAAGCAAACAATCGTCGTGTGAATCCTCCCGAAACTCTAGCTCGAGAGTCTTCGGATCCTATAGCTGTAGAAAAGACTGCTCTTGAGACCAAGTCGCGGGACGACGCTGGGGCCAGTGTAGCTAAAGTGATTGATAAGCCTCTCGTGGAAGCATTTCGTGATGATGATGATGCCAGTTTGGCCGCTGCTGATAAGAGCGTTATTCAAACTGTACCAGGTCCTTTGGTTCAGGATGATGCGAATACTATTGTAGACGATGTCAATACAGTGGTTGTCGATGAGAACTCTATAAAGGAACCTTCTGAAAGCCTTGCACGAGAAGAAGATGTTACTACCGTGGTTGTTGACAAGAAGGCTATTGAAGCTCATTCTCAAACTCTATCCGTGGAAGATATCAATGTTGTTGACAAGAATCCCATTGAAGTGTCTTCTGAAAACGTGGTGGATGGAGTAAAAGAAGGTCATCCTGAAAACCTTCCTGAAAGAGATGCCCAACAGCCAGCAGGGGTTACCTCTGATTCTGCTGGTGACAGCATGCCAATGGAGGAGGACGTAGATGGACGCGTAAAGATACACGTTGCCTCCAAATCGAAGCAACAGAAAGAGGAGATTAGGAAGACGCTTGAAGATCAGCTTAACGTGGTCAGAGGTCTGGTAAAGAAGATAGAGGATAAAGAGGGCGGCGAGATTGGTGCGTATGACGACTCTCGTCTCTTGGCTAACACTGGTATTACTAACGGAGGAGGAAGGATTCTCTCAGGTTTTTCGTCAGCTGGACTTCCTCGTGAGGTCATCAGAACACCAAGGCCTTTAAATCAACTAAGTATATCCGTGTTAGAGAATACTCAGGGGTTCAGTGAGCATGTGGAGAAAGAGAAAAGAACACCCAAGGCAAATCAGTTTTATAGAACTTCAGAGTTCTTACTTGGTGACAAGTTGCCACCCACAGAGAGTAACAAGAAATCAAAGTCAAAATCAAATGCAAAGAAGCACGGAGGGGAGGTTGGTCATGGTTTGGGTGCAGGGTCTAAAGTTTTCAAGAGTTGCAGTGCTCTACTTGAAAGGCTGATGAAGCATAAGCATGGTTGGGTGTTCAATGCTCCTGTAGATGTGAAGGCTCTAGGTTTGCATGATTACTTTACGATTATCGAGCACCCTATGGATTTGGGAACTGTAAAGTCTGCATTAACAAGAAATGTGTACGAGTCACCAAGAGAATTTGCAGAGGATGTTAGACTTACTTTCCACAATGCCATGACTTACAATCCACCGGGACAGGATGTCCATATCATGGCGCAAGTGCTATTACAGATGTTTGAGGAGAGATGGGCTGTCATAGAGGCAGACTATAATCGTCAAATGAGATTTCTCACTAGTTATGAGATGAATCTTCCAGCTTCTGCAATGAGGTCTAGACTGGGTCCTACGATGCCACCACCACCTATTAATGTGAGGAATACAATAGATAGAGCAGACTGGAGTAGTCATCATCCAAAGCCAACAACAACGCCTGGCAGAACACCGATCAGCACAACACCTTCTGGAAGGACACCTGCTCTGAAGAAGCCAAAGGCAAACGAACCAAATAAAAGGGATATGACGTATGAAGAGAAGCAGAAGCTTAGTGGCCATTTGCAGAATCTGCCTCCAGACAAACTAGATGCAATTGTGCAAATTGTGAACAAGAGGAACACTGCTGTGAAGCTACAGGATGAAGAAATTGAAGTCGATATAGATAGTGTTGATCCGGAGACCCTGTGGGAGTTGGACAGATTTGTAATCAACTACAAAAAGGGTTTGAGCAAGAAAAAGAGAAAAGCCGAGCTAGCGAATCAAGCTAGAGCAGAGGCCGAGAGGAATGGCCAACAACATATG GCTCCAGCACCAGTGGCATGTGAGTTTTCTAGGGAGGGTGGAAACACAG CTAAAAAGACACTCCCTACACCATTACCTTCTCAAGTGGAGAAGCAAAACAATGAGACAAGCAGATCAAGTAGTTCAAGCAGCTCCTCCAGTAGTTCCAGCTCTTCTAGTG ATTCGGACAGCGATAGCTCTTCGTCATCTGGATCAGATCAGACTTAG
- the LOC106294212 gene encoding CLAVATA3/ESR (CLE)-related protein 3 produces the protein MASVKIWVCFVLLLLFELTSVHQCRSLLSKERLSGSSRVMKIRRELSERLKELNARLEGEGKILGNGLDSKRLSPGGPDPRHH, from the coding sequence ATGGCAAGTGTCAAGATATGGGTTTGCTTCGTTTTGCTTCTACTATTCGAATTGACCTCAGTGCACCAGTGTCGATCTTTGCTCTCAAAAGAGCGACTTTCCGGTTCAAGCCGTGTGATGAAGATTAGACGAGAGCTTTCTGAGAGGCTAAAAGAGCTGAATGCAAGACTAGAAGGCGAAGGGAAGATCCTTGGCAATGGTCTTGACTCGAAGCGACTCAGCCCCGGTGGTCCTGACCCAAGGCATCATTAA
- the LOC106295441 gene encoding uncharacterized protein LOC106295441: MAYISNWVRYMAHKLEYSLTLSLKNHTKGKLNERELVGVVLKNLLYGRITYLHSGKGQEMSPTMGAHDNTLLVRKLPVVDTRYVFVGDAVVLKDPNETDKFLVRRLAALEGSEMVSIDEKEEPFVLEKDQCWVVAENQEMKSKEAYDSRTFGPVSMADIVGRAIYCLRTAVDHGPVSNSELAMEEDSPLLAVELDVDELAKDHKA; this comes from the exons ATGGCATACATATCGAATTGGGTGCGATACATGGCTCACAAGCTGGAGTATTCCCTCACTCTCTCCCTCAAG AATCATACTAAAGGGAAGCTCAATGAGCGGGAACTAGTTGGTGTTGTCCTGAAGAATCTACTCTATGGAAGGATAACATACTTGCACTCTGGTAAAGGACAAGAGATGTCCCCAACCATGGGAGCTCATGACAACACACTACTTGTCCGTAAGCTACCTGTTGTCGATACAAG GTATGTTTTCGTTGGAGATGCTGTTGTGTTGAAGGACCCGAATGAAACTGATAAGTTTCTAGTGAGAAGACTGGCAGCTTTAGAAGGATCCGAAATGGTATCTATTGATGAGAAGGAGGAGCCTTTTGTTCTCGAAAAGGATCAGTGCTGGGTCGTTGCTGAGAACCAAGAGATGAAATCTAAG GAAGCATACGATAGTCGAACATTTGGTCCGGTCTCAATGGCGGACATAGTAGGAAGAGCTATATATTGTCTGAGGACAGCCGTTGATCATGGTCCAGTTAGTAACAG TGAGCTTGCCATGGAAGAGGATTCTCCACTCTTGGCGGTAGAACTTGACGTGGATGAATTGGCTAAAGACCACAAGGCTTAG